The following are encoded together in the Triticum dicoccoides isolate Atlit2015 ecotype Zavitan chromosome 6B, WEW_v2.0, whole genome shotgun sequence genome:
- the LOC119322023 gene encoding pentatricopeptide repeat-containing protein At1g05750, chloroplastic-like, with amino-acid sequence MAVAASPSLSLPPPAQRATSKPRRRTPPRDVVSWTAAIAHPAREGDLPATAAALSAMLSSPAAPAPNDVTLLTVISACAGAPSSPLARPLALSLHALAIKLFPGHLLLCTCLARFYLASRLPHHALQLFGFMPVRSVVTYNTMITGLMRNGLVAAARQVFDGMPDPDKVSWTALIDGCVKNGRHDEAICCFHAMLLDGIEPDYITLVAAISACAEVGALGLGMWAHRFVTRQRLEGNIRIANSLMDMYARCGQVEFARQVFDSMRKRTVVSWNSMIVGFAANGRCTDAIEHFEAMRKKGFKPEAVTFMGVLTACSHAGLTDEGLRYYEAMRAEHDIAARMEHYGCVVDLLGRAGRLDEAMSVVATMPMRPNEVVLGTLLAGCRMHGNVDMAEQLMQYLLEQDPGGDSNYVLLSNIYAAVGKWDGAGKVRSLMKSRGVKKRPGRSSVEINGDVHEFVCGDRSHPQAAEVFDMLGLLSHEMAGREAVSYE; translated from the coding sequence ATGGCAGTGGCCGCCTCTCCATCTCTGAGTCTTCCTCCACCCGCGCAACGCGCCACCTCAAAgccgcgccgccgcacgccgccgcggGACGTGGTCTCATGGACGGCCGCCATCGCGCACCCGGCGCGGGAGGGCGACCTGCCGGCGACGGCCGCGGCGCTCTCCGCCATGCTCTCCTCCCCCGCCGCGCCTGCGCCCAACGACGTCACGCTCCTCACCGtcatctccgcctgcgccggcgcccccTCTTCCCCGCTCGCCCGCCCCCTCGCGCTATCTCTCCACGCCCTCGCCATCAAGCtgttccccggccacctcctcctctgcaCCTGCCTCGCGCGGTTCTACCTCGCGTCCCGCCTCCCCCACCACGCCCTCCAGCTCTTCGGCTTCATGCCTGTCAGGTCCGTGGTCACCTACAACACCATGATCACCGGTCTCATGCGCAACGGCCTCGTCGCCGCCGCGCGCCAGGTGTTCGACGGAATGCCGGACCCGGATAAGGTCTCCTGGACGGCGCTCATCGACGGGTGCGTCAAGAACGGGCGCCACGACGAGGCGATCTGCTGCTTCCATGCCATGCTGCTGGACGGCATCGAGCCAGACTACATCACGCTGGTAGCTGCTATCTCCGCGTGCGCTGAGGTTGGCGCGCTCGGTCTTGGTATGTGGGCGCACCGGTTCGTGACCAGGCAGAGGCTGGAGGGCAACATCCGCATCGCCAACTCGTTGATGGACATGTACGCTCGGTGCGGTCAGGTGGAGTTTGCACGGCAGGTGTTTGACAGCATGAGGAAGCGGACGGTGGTCTCGTGGAACTCGATGATCGTCGGGTTCGCTGCCAATGGACGGTGCACGGACGCCATCGAGCATTTCGAGGCAATGCGGAAGAAGGGGTTCAAGCCAGAAGCTGTGACGTTCATGGGCGTTCTCACGGCCTGCAGCCACGCCGGCCTCACTGACGAGGGGCTGAGGTACTACGAAGCCATGAGGGCAGAGCACGACATCGCAGCGAGGATGGAGCACTACGGGTGCGTGGTCGACCTGCTCGGCCGGGCCGGGCGCCTGGACGAGGCCATGAGCGTGGTGGCGACCATGCCGATGCGGCCAAACGAGGTGGTGCTGGGAACCCTGCTCGCTGGGTGCCGGATGCACGGGAACGTCGACATGGCCGAGCAGCTGATGCAGTACCTCCTTGAGCAGGACCCCGGCGGCGACTCGAACTACGTGCTGCTGTCGAACATCTATGCCGCTGTGGGGAAATGGGATGGCGCAGGCAAGGTCCGGAGCCTGATGAAATCCCGGGGAGTGAAGAAGAGGCCTGGCCGGAGCTCCGTGGAGATCAACGGCGACGTGCATGAGTTTGTCTGCGGGGATCGGTCTCATCCACAGGCTGCGGAGGTGTTCGACATGCTTGGCCTGCTGAGCCATGAGATGGCAGGGCGTGAGGCCGTGAGCTATGAATGA